A single Oryctolagus cuniculus chromosome 18, mOryCun1.1, whole genome shotgun sequence DNA region contains:
- the ZNF473 gene encoding zinc finger protein 473 isoform X2, protein MDFTLEDWEQLGLDQGDLFWDTALDNYQNLFLLNPLRPTLTACADGLEELEALASSSPAAVGPDTAQSEPAALTREFLEEGLSLEILETFSKDDLCGSSFEDVCIDESWVDSLLGDPRSPLRADVPNTDSPARCEGRALARGPSPGPQLPTEEESVVPDPPAERPTPAESEEHRADQGPGSAQRQQGAEQGEAQPYKCNECGLHFSSTHHLILHWVGHARETPAARLEHPLGRALLQNACFSARPGPPAGQQSHACNECGQTFAQSAQLLWHQKTHAGGRPSESAGPAAPQTPQVPQTPQAPQVPQTPQVPQVPQVPQTPQVPQTPQAPPCGPGLVLAQHQPAQRRYQCPQCQEAFSLRKLWVRHQRTHAARALAACPECGKTFRQSASLIEHRATHTGEKPYKCRECGKAFSHAATLKIHERGHTGQQPFRCGECGKAFGRSSHLREHRRVHTGCRPHPCAECGRSFNRPSHLRRHQLAHIAQQLHHCGQCQAAFSHKEQLERHQQAHGAEPPHCCPQCGERFLCRATLSCHLRGHGAERQGPDAGEGALAEAGGPPEKPFKCDECGKAFGCSKYLAQHQRVHASVKPFLCAQCGKAFGHPAQLARHQRAHGGGKAAPGEAPLPEREPPPSDEPSSQRPGEPPPQCGPCGKVFSSCASLAQHRRRVHSGEKPFVCGVCEKAFALGTQLLRHQQAHRGEKPFACGECGKAFAQSSCLAIHQRVHSGEKPFVCGECGKAFAQKANLGQHERAHSGEKPFACGECGRAFAYSSHLSQHRRVHRREQPCPQPPQGQSPGPPQPRADTTPGRAPPVAE, encoded by the exons ACACGGCGCAGAGCGAGCCCGCCGCGCTGACGCGCGAGTTTCTGGAAGAAGGCCTCTCCCTGGAGATCCTGGAGACGTTTTCCAAGGATGACTTGTGCGGCTCCAGTTTCGAAGATGTCTGCATAGACGAGAGCTGGGTAGACAGTTTGCTGGGCGATCCCAGGAGTCCTCTGAGGGCTGATGTCCCCAACACGGACAGTCCTGCCAGATGCGAGGGGCGTGCACTCGCGCGGGGCCCCAGTCCTGGGCCCCAGCTTCCCACAGAGGAGGAGTCGGTGGTGCCGGATCCTCCGGCGGAGCGCCCCACGCCAGCCGAGTCCGAGGAGCATCGGGCTGACCAaggccctggctcagcccagagGCAGCAGGGCGCCGAGCAGGGCGAGGCGCAGCCCTACAAGTGCAACGAGTGCGGGCTGCATTTCAGCAGCACCCACCACCTCATCCTGCACTGGGTGGGCCACGCCAGGGAGACGCCGGCCGCGCGGCTCGAGCACCCGTTGGGGAGAGCTTTGCTCCAGAATGCCTGCTTCTCTGCCCGCCCCGGGCCGCCCGCCGGCCAGCAGTCCCATGCGTGTAACGAGTGCGGGCAGACTTTCGCTCAGAGCGCGCAGCTCCTGTGGCACCAGAAAACCCACGCGGGGGGAAGGCCGAGTGAGAGCGCCGGGCCCGCC GCGCCGCAGACGCCACAGGTGCCGCAGACGCCACAGGCGCCGCAGGTGCCGCAGACGCCACAGGTGCCGCAGGTGCCACAGGTGCCGCAGACGCCACAGGTGCCGCAGACGCCACAGGCGCCGCCCTGCGGCCCGGGCCTCGTCCTCGCGCAGCACCAGCCGGCCCAGAGGCGCTACCAGTGCCCCCAGTGCCAGGAGGCGTTCAGCCTGAGGAAGCTCTGGGTGCGGCACCAGAGGACGCACGCCGCCAGGGCCCTGGCCGCCTGCCCGGAGTGCGGGAAGACCTTCCGGCAGAGCGCCTCGCTCATCGAGCACCGGGCCACGCACACCGGGGAGAAGCCGTACAAGTGCCGCGAGTGCGGGAAGGCCTTCAGCCACGCGGCCACCCTCAAGATCCACGAGCGGGGCCACACCGGCCAGCAGCCCTTCCGGTGCGGCGAGTGCGGCAAGGCCTtcggccgcagcagccacctCCGCGAGCACCGGCGCGTGCACACGGGCTGCCGGCCCCACCCGTGCGCCGAGTGCGGCCGCAGCTTCAACCGGCCCTCCCACCTGCGGCGCCACCAGCTGGCCCACATCGCCCAGCAGCTGCACCACTGCGGCCAGTGCCAGGCGGCCTTCAGCCACAAGGAGCAGCTGGAGCGGCACCAGCAGGCGCACGGCGCCGAGCCGCCGCACTGCTGCCCGCAGTGTGGGGAGCGCTTCCTCTGCCGCGCCACCCTGAGCTGCCACCTGCGCGGCCACGGCGCCGAGAGGCAAGGCCCGGACGCCGGCGAGGGGGCGCTGGCCGAGGCCGGGGGCCCGCCCGAGAAGCCCTTCAAGTGCGACGAGTGCGGGAAGGCCTTCGGCTGCAGCAAGTACCTGGCTCAGCACCAGAGGGTCCACGCCAGCGTGAAGCCCTTCCTGTGCGCCCAGTGCGGGAAGGCCTTCGGCCACCCGGCGCAGCTCGCCCGCCATCAGCGAGCCCACGGAGGCGGGAAAGCCGCGCCCGGCGAGGCCCCCCTCCCCGAGCGGGAGCCCCCGCCCTCCGACGAGCCCTCCAGCCAGCGCCCCGGGGAGCCGCCGCCGCAGTGCGGCCCGTGCGGGAAGGTGTTCAGCAGCTGCGCCAGCCTCGCCCAGCACCGCAGGAGGGTTCACAGCGGGGAGAAGCCGTTCGTGTGCGGCGTGTGCGAGAAAGCCTTCGCCCTGGGCACGCAGCTGCTCCGCCACCAGCAGGCGCACCGCGGGGAGAAGCCGTTCGCGTGCGGCGAGTGCGGCAAGGCCTTCGCCCAGAGCTCGTGCCTCGCCATCCACCAGCGGGTGCACAGCGGGGAGAAGCCGTTCGTGTGCGGCGAGTGCGGCAAGGCCTTCGCCCAGAAGGCGAACCTGGGGCAGCACGAGCGGGCGCACAGCGGGGAGAAGCCGTTCGCGTGCGGCGAGTGCGGCCGAGCCTTCGCCTACAGCAGCCACCTCAGCCAGCACCGCAGAGTCCACCGGCGCGAGCAGCCCTGCCCGCAGCCGCCGCAGGGGCAGAGCCCGGGCCCCCCGCAGCCGCGCGCTGACACCACCCCTGGCCGCGCCCCTCCTGTCGCGGAGTGA
- the ZNF473 gene encoding zinc finger protein 473 isoform X1 gives MDFTLEDWEQLGLDQGDLFWDTALDNYQNLFLLNPLRPTLTACADGLEELEALASSSPAAVGPDTAQSEPAALTREFLEEGLSLEILETFSKDDLCGSSFEDVCIDESWVDSLLGDPRSPLRADVPNTDSPARCEGRALARGPSPGPQLPTEEESVVPDPPAERPTPAESEEHRADQGPGSAQRQQGAEQGEAQPYKCNECGLHFSSTHHLILHWVGHARETPAARLEHPLGRALLQNACFSARPGPPAGQQSHACNECGQTFAQSAQLLWHQKTHAGGRPSESAGPAALQTPQAPQVPQTPQAPQTPQVPQTPQAPQVPQTPQVPQVPQVPQTPQVPQTPQAPPCGPGLVLAQHQPAQRRYQCPQCQEAFSLRKLWVRHQRTHAARALAACPECGKTFRQSASLIEHRATHTGEKPYKCRECGKAFSHAATLKIHERGHTGQQPFRCGECGKAFGRSSHLREHRRVHTGCRPHPCAECGRSFNRPSHLRRHQLAHIAQQLHHCGQCQAAFSHKEQLERHQQAHGAEPPHCCPQCGERFLCRATLSCHLRGHGAERQGPDAGEGALAEAGGPPEKPFKCDECGKAFGCSKYLAQHQRVHASVKPFLCAQCGKAFGHPAQLARHQRAHGGGKAAPGEAPLPEREPPPSDEPSSQRPGEPPPQCGPCGKVFSSCASLAQHRRRVHSGEKPFVCGVCEKAFALGTQLLRHQQAHRGEKPFACGECGKAFAQSSCLAIHQRVHSGEKPFVCGECGKAFAQKANLGQHERAHSGEKPFACGECGRAFAYSSHLSQHRRVHRREQPCPQPPQGQSPGPPQPRADTTPGRAPPVAE, from the coding sequence ACACGGCGCAGAGCGAGCCCGCCGCGCTGACGCGCGAGTTTCTGGAAGAAGGCCTCTCCCTGGAGATCCTGGAGACGTTTTCCAAGGATGACTTGTGCGGCTCCAGTTTCGAAGATGTCTGCATAGACGAGAGCTGGGTAGACAGTTTGCTGGGCGATCCCAGGAGTCCTCTGAGGGCTGATGTCCCCAACACGGACAGTCCTGCCAGATGCGAGGGGCGTGCACTCGCGCGGGGCCCCAGTCCTGGGCCCCAGCTTCCCACAGAGGAGGAGTCGGTGGTGCCGGATCCTCCGGCGGAGCGCCCCACGCCAGCCGAGTCCGAGGAGCATCGGGCTGACCAaggccctggctcagcccagagGCAGCAGGGCGCCGAGCAGGGCGAGGCGCAGCCCTACAAGTGCAACGAGTGCGGGCTGCATTTCAGCAGCACCCACCACCTCATCCTGCACTGGGTGGGCCACGCCAGGGAGACGCCGGCCGCGCGGCTCGAGCACCCGTTGGGGAGAGCTTTGCTCCAGAATGCCTGCTTCTCTGCCCGCCCCGGGCCGCCCGCCGGCCAGCAGTCCCATGCGTGTAACGAGTGCGGGCAGACTTTCGCTCAGAGCGCGCAGCTCCTGTGGCACCAGAAAACCCACGCGGGGGGAAGGCCGAGTGAGAGCGCCGGGCCCGCCGCGCTGCAGACGCCACAGGCGCCACAGGTGCCGCAGACGCCACAGGCGCCGCAGACGCCACAGGTGCCGCAGACGCCACAGGCGCCGCAGGTGCCGCAGACGCCACAGGTGCCGCAGGTGCCACAGGTGCCGCAGACGCCACAGGTGCCGCAGACGCCACAGGCGCCGCCCTGCGGCCCGGGCCTCGTCCTCGCGCAGCACCAGCCGGCCCAGAGGCGCTACCAGTGCCCCCAGTGCCAGGAGGCGTTCAGCCTGAGGAAGCTCTGGGTGCGGCACCAGAGGACGCACGCCGCCAGGGCCCTGGCCGCCTGCCCGGAGTGCGGGAAGACCTTCCGGCAGAGCGCCTCGCTCATCGAGCACCGGGCCACGCACACCGGGGAGAAGCCGTACAAGTGCCGCGAGTGCGGGAAGGCCTTCAGCCACGCGGCCACCCTCAAGATCCACGAGCGGGGCCACACCGGCCAGCAGCCCTTCCGGTGCGGCGAGTGCGGCAAGGCCTtcggccgcagcagccacctCCGCGAGCACCGGCGCGTGCACACGGGCTGCCGGCCCCACCCGTGCGCCGAGTGCGGCCGCAGCTTCAACCGGCCCTCCCACCTGCGGCGCCACCAGCTGGCCCACATCGCCCAGCAGCTGCACCACTGCGGCCAGTGCCAGGCGGCCTTCAGCCACAAGGAGCAGCTGGAGCGGCACCAGCAGGCGCACGGCGCCGAGCCGCCGCACTGCTGCCCGCAGTGTGGGGAGCGCTTCCTCTGCCGCGCCACCCTGAGCTGCCACCTGCGCGGCCACGGCGCCGAGAGGCAAGGCCCGGACGCCGGCGAGGGGGCGCTGGCCGAGGCCGGGGGCCCGCCCGAGAAGCCCTTCAAGTGCGACGAGTGCGGGAAGGCCTTCGGCTGCAGCAAGTACCTGGCTCAGCACCAGAGGGTCCACGCCAGCGTGAAGCCCTTCCTGTGCGCCCAGTGCGGGAAGGCCTTCGGCCACCCGGCGCAGCTCGCCCGCCATCAGCGAGCCCACGGAGGCGGGAAAGCCGCGCCCGGCGAGGCCCCCCTCCCCGAGCGGGAGCCCCCGCCCTCCGACGAGCCCTCCAGCCAGCGCCCCGGGGAGCCGCCGCCGCAGTGCGGCCCGTGCGGGAAGGTGTTCAGCAGCTGCGCCAGCCTCGCCCAGCACCGCAGGAGGGTTCACAGCGGGGAGAAGCCGTTCGTGTGCGGCGTGTGCGAGAAAGCCTTCGCCCTGGGCACGCAGCTGCTCCGCCACCAGCAGGCGCACCGCGGGGAGAAGCCGTTCGCGTGCGGCGAGTGCGGCAAGGCCTTCGCCCAGAGCTCGTGCCTCGCCATCCACCAGCGGGTGCACAGCGGGGAGAAGCCGTTCGTGTGCGGCGAGTGCGGCAAGGCCTTCGCCCAGAAGGCGAACCTGGGGCAGCACGAGCGGGCGCACAGCGGGGAGAAGCCGTTCGCGTGCGGCGAGTGCGGCCGAGCCTTCGCCTACAGCAGCCACCTCAGCCAGCACCGCAGAGTCCACCGGCGCGAGCAGCCCTGCCCGCAGCCGCCGCAGGGGCAGAGCCCGGGCCCCCCGCAGCCGCGCGCTGACACCACCCCTGGCCGCGCCCCTCCTGTCGCGGAGTGA
- the ZNF473 gene encoding zinc finger protein 473 isoform X3 encodes MDFTLEDWEQLGLDQGDLFWDTALDNYQNLFLLNTAQSEPAALTREFLEEGLSLEILETFSKDDLCGSSFEDVCIDESWVDSLLGDPRSPLRADVPNTDSPARCEGRALARGPSPGPQLPTEEESVVPDPPAERPTPAESEEHRADQGPGSAQRQQGAEQGEAQPYKCNECGLHFSSTHHLILHWVGHARETPAARLEHPLGRALLQNACFSARPGPPAGQQSHACNECGQTFAQSAQLLWHQKTHAGGRPSESAGPAALQTPQAPQVPQTPQAPQTPQVPQTPQAPQVPQTPQVPQVPQVPQTPQVPQTPQAPPCGPGLVLAQHQPAQRRYQCPQCQEAFSLRKLWVRHQRTHAARALAACPECGKTFRQSASLIEHRATHTGEKPYKCRECGKAFSHAATLKIHERGHTGQQPFRCGECGKAFGRSSHLREHRRVHTGCRPHPCAECGRSFNRPSHLRRHQLAHIAQQLHHCGQCQAAFSHKEQLERHQQAHGAEPPHCCPQCGERFLCRATLSCHLRGHGAERQGPDAGEGALAEAGGPPEKPFKCDECGKAFGCSKYLAQHQRVHASVKPFLCAQCGKAFGHPAQLARHQRAHGGGKAAPGEAPLPEREPPPSDEPSSQRPGEPPPQCGPCGKVFSSCASLAQHRRRVHSGEKPFVCGVCEKAFALGTQLLRHQQAHRGEKPFACGECGKAFAQSSCLAIHQRVHSGEKPFVCGECGKAFAQKANLGQHERAHSGEKPFACGECGRAFAYSSHLSQHRRVHRREQPCPQPPQGQSPGPPQPRADTTPGRAPPVAE; translated from the coding sequence ACACGGCGCAGAGCGAGCCCGCCGCGCTGACGCGCGAGTTTCTGGAAGAAGGCCTCTCCCTGGAGATCCTGGAGACGTTTTCCAAGGATGACTTGTGCGGCTCCAGTTTCGAAGATGTCTGCATAGACGAGAGCTGGGTAGACAGTTTGCTGGGCGATCCCAGGAGTCCTCTGAGGGCTGATGTCCCCAACACGGACAGTCCTGCCAGATGCGAGGGGCGTGCACTCGCGCGGGGCCCCAGTCCTGGGCCCCAGCTTCCCACAGAGGAGGAGTCGGTGGTGCCGGATCCTCCGGCGGAGCGCCCCACGCCAGCCGAGTCCGAGGAGCATCGGGCTGACCAaggccctggctcagcccagagGCAGCAGGGCGCCGAGCAGGGCGAGGCGCAGCCCTACAAGTGCAACGAGTGCGGGCTGCATTTCAGCAGCACCCACCACCTCATCCTGCACTGGGTGGGCCACGCCAGGGAGACGCCGGCCGCGCGGCTCGAGCACCCGTTGGGGAGAGCTTTGCTCCAGAATGCCTGCTTCTCTGCCCGCCCCGGGCCGCCCGCCGGCCAGCAGTCCCATGCGTGTAACGAGTGCGGGCAGACTTTCGCTCAGAGCGCGCAGCTCCTGTGGCACCAGAAAACCCACGCGGGGGGAAGGCCGAGTGAGAGCGCCGGGCCCGCCGCGCTGCAGACGCCACAGGCGCCACAGGTGCCGCAGACGCCACAGGCGCCGCAGACGCCACAGGTGCCGCAGACGCCACAGGCGCCGCAGGTGCCGCAGACGCCACAGGTGCCGCAGGTGCCACAGGTGCCGCAGACGCCACAGGTGCCGCAGACGCCACAGGCGCCGCCCTGCGGCCCGGGCCTCGTCCTCGCGCAGCACCAGCCGGCCCAGAGGCGCTACCAGTGCCCCCAGTGCCAGGAGGCGTTCAGCCTGAGGAAGCTCTGGGTGCGGCACCAGAGGACGCACGCCGCCAGGGCCCTGGCCGCCTGCCCGGAGTGCGGGAAGACCTTCCGGCAGAGCGCCTCGCTCATCGAGCACCGGGCCACGCACACCGGGGAGAAGCCGTACAAGTGCCGCGAGTGCGGGAAGGCCTTCAGCCACGCGGCCACCCTCAAGATCCACGAGCGGGGCCACACCGGCCAGCAGCCCTTCCGGTGCGGCGAGTGCGGCAAGGCCTtcggccgcagcagccacctCCGCGAGCACCGGCGCGTGCACACGGGCTGCCGGCCCCACCCGTGCGCCGAGTGCGGCCGCAGCTTCAACCGGCCCTCCCACCTGCGGCGCCACCAGCTGGCCCACATCGCCCAGCAGCTGCACCACTGCGGCCAGTGCCAGGCGGCCTTCAGCCACAAGGAGCAGCTGGAGCGGCACCAGCAGGCGCACGGCGCCGAGCCGCCGCACTGCTGCCCGCAGTGTGGGGAGCGCTTCCTCTGCCGCGCCACCCTGAGCTGCCACCTGCGCGGCCACGGCGCCGAGAGGCAAGGCCCGGACGCCGGCGAGGGGGCGCTGGCCGAGGCCGGGGGCCCGCCCGAGAAGCCCTTCAAGTGCGACGAGTGCGGGAAGGCCTTCGGCTGCAGCAAGTACCTGGCTCAGCACCAGAGGGTCCACGCCAGCGTGAAGCCCTTCCTGTGCGCCCAGTGCGGGAAGGCCTTCGGCCACCCGGCGCAGCTCGCCCGCCATCAGCGAGCCCACGGAGGCGGGAAAGCCGCGCCCGGCGAGGCCCCCCTCCCCGAGCGGGAGCCCCCGCCCTCCGACGAGCCCTCCAGCCAGCGCCCCGGGGAGCCGCCGCCGCAGTGCGGCCCGTGCGGGAAGGTGTTCAGCAGCTGCGCCAGCCTCGCCCAGCACCGCAGGAGGGTTCACAGCGGGGAGAAGCCGTTCGTGTGCGGCGTGTGCGAGAAAGCCTTCGCCCTGGGCACGCAGCTGCTCCGCCACCAGCAGGCGCACCGCGGGGAGAAGCCGTTCGCGTGCGGCGAGTGCGGCAAGGCCTTCGCCCAGAGCTCGTGCCTCGCCATCCACCAGCGGGTGCACAGCGGGGAGAAGCCGTTCGTGTGCGGCGAGTGCGGCAAGGCCTTCGCCCAGAAGGCGAACCTGGGGCAGCACGAGCGGGCGCACAGCGGGGAGAAGCCGTTCGCGTGCGGCGAGTGCGGCCGAGCCTTCGCCTACAGCAGCCACCTCAGCCAGCACCGCAGAGTCCACCGGCGCGAGCAGCCCTGCCCGCAGCCGCCGCAGGGGCAGAGCCCGGGCCCCCCGCAGCCGCGCGCTGACACCACCCCTGGCCGCGCCCCTCCTGTCGCGGAGTGA